The proteins below come from a single Dehalococcoidia bacterium genomic window:
- the topA gene encoding type I DNA topoisomerase: MAKDLVIVESPTKAKTLSRFLGARYSVRASLGHVRDLPKSQLGVDVEHDFAPKYLVPREKKELIKELREAVKEAPSVWLATDPDREGEAISWHLAEATGVDPAKVRRVVFHEITKEAVTEAFRHPRTIDMELVNAQQARRILDRLVGYELSPLLWRKVKGRLSAGRVQSVAVRLIVDREREIAAFVPTEYWTIDADLTKQQSRSKRDQFRASLIGQWGQREKLTIPNEERASALVADLRPATFTVAEVRRREVQRQPAPPFTTSTLQQEAARKLRFTAKRTMLVAQQLYEGIYLPDEGESVGLITYMRTDSTHVAESAQQEARRYIAQKFGGDFVPAAPRVFTKKARNAQEAHEAIRPTSTFREPERIKAALTPEQYRLYELIWKRFVASQMEAATLDTTTVEIRASDTPSGTDYLLRASGSVIKFPGFLELYRESTDEEGEVDDEGKRPLPALQVGDQLDLVALVPEQHFTQPPPRYTEASLVKALEEQGIGRPSTYAPIISTIIERGYVKRVDRRLVPTELGVTVNDLLVTYFPNIVDVGFTAQLEEQLDDIANGEREWVPVLRDFYLPFHREVERAAEAMPTVKVEDEPYGEDCDKCGRPLVIKRGRFGRFIACSGFPTCRNAKPLLEKVGVRCPACAEGELVVRSSKKGRTFYGCDRYPACTFTVWDRPLPEPCPNCGGFQVQTASGARCLTENPVIREPAPAAAAQTSPTGSAAKQGAGSTTSRRTSRTARSSRGDRTPAGARR; encoded by the coding sequence ATGGCAAAAGACCTCGTCATTGTCGAGTCGCCCACGAAAGCCAAAACCCTGAGCCGGTTTCTCGGGGCTCGCTACTCGGTTCGAGCGTCACTCGGACACGTCCGCGACCTGCCGAAGAGCCAGCTCGGCGTGGATGTCGAGCACGATTTCGCTCCGAAATATCTCGTTCCGCGCGAGAAAAAGGAGCTGATCAAAGAACTGCGCGAGGCGGTCAAAGAGGCGCCGTCGGTCTGGCTCGCCACCGACCCCGATCGAGAAGGAGAGGCAATCTCGTGGCACCTCGCGGAGGCGACCGGCGTCGACCCGGCCAAGGTACGGCGCGTGGTCTTCCATGAGATCACAAAGGAGGCGGTGACTGAAGCCTTCCGTCACCCGCGCACGATCGACATGGAACTGGTGAACGCCCAGCAGGCGCGCCGGATCCTCGATCGCTTAGTCGGCTATGAGCTCAGCCCGCTCCTGTGGCGGAAAGTGAAAGGGCGGCTCTCCGCCGGCCGTGTCCAATCCGTGGCAGTGCGGCTGATTGTCGACCGAGAGCGGGAGATCGCCGCGTTTGTGCCGACCGAGTATTGGACGATCGACGCCGACCTGACAAAGCAGCAGTCTCGGAGCAAGCGCGATCAATTTCGGGCGAGCCTGATCGGGCAGTGGGGGCAGCGCGAAAAGCTCACGATCCCGAACGAGGAACGGGCCTCGGCGCTTGTTGCTGACCTCCGGCCGGCGACATTCACTGTCGCCGAGGTGCGCCGACGGGAGGTGCAGCGGCAGCCCGCGCCTCCCTTTACGACAAGCACCCTCCAGCAGGAAGCAGCGCGCAAGCTGCGCTTCACCGCCAAACGGACGATGCTCGTCGCCCAGCAGCTGTACGAGGGCATTTACCTGCCTGACGAGGGAGAAAGCGTCGGGCTCATCACCTATATGCGCACGGACTCGACACACGTCGCCGAGTCGGCTCAGCAGGAGGCGCGCCGGTACATCGCGCAGAAGTTCGGCGGCGACTTTGTGCCTGCCGCCCCGCGAGTTTTCACAAAGAAAGCCCGCAACGCGCAAGAGGCGCACGAAGCGATCCGCCCGACGAGTACGTTCCGCGAGCCGGAGCGCATCAAAGCGGCGCTCACCCCGGAGCAGTATCGCCTCTACGAACTCATTTGGAAGCGCTTCGTCGCCAGCCAGATGGAAGCCGCCACCCTCGACACGACGACGGTGGAGATCCGCGCCAGCGACACGCCGAGCGGAACAGACTATCTGCTCCGCGCAAGCGGGTCGGTCATCAAGTTCCCCGGCTTCCTCGAACTGTATCGCGAGAGCACAGATGAGGAGGGGGAAGTCGACGACGAGGGAAAACGCCCGCTGCCGGCGCTCCAAGTCGGCGATCAGCTCGACCTCGTCGCGCTCGTTCCGGAGCAGCACTTCACGCAGCCGCCCCCGCGCTATACCGAAGCCTCGCTCGTCAAGGCGCTAGAGGAGCAGGGGATCGGACGGCCCAGCACCTATGCCCCCATCATCTCGACGATTATCGAACGGGGATATGTCAAGCGCGTTGACCGCCGGCTGGTGCCCACAGAGCTCGGGGTCACCGTCAACGACCTGCTCGTGACCTACTTCCCCAATATCGTCGACGTCGGCTTCACGGCGCAGCTCGAGGAGCAGTTGGACGACATCGCCAATGGAGAGCGCGAATGGGTTCCGGTGCTGCGCGACTTCTACCTCCCCTTCCACCGGGAGGTTGAGCGCGCCGCCGAGGCGATGCCGACGGTGAAGGTGGAAGATGAGCCGTACGGCGAAGACTGTGACAAATGCGGGCGTCCCCTCGTGATCAAACGGGGGCGCTTCGGGCGCTTCATCGCCTGCAGCGGCTTTCCGACCTGCCGGAACGCAAAGCCGCTTCTGGAGAAGGTCGGCGTCCGCTGTCCGGCGTGCGCCGAGGGAGAGCTTGTCGTCCGGTCGAGCAAGAAAGGTCGTACCTTCTACGGCTGCGACCGCTATCCCGCCTGCACTTTCACAGTGTGGGACCGCCCTCTTCCTGAGCCTTGCCCCAACTGCGGCGGCTTCCAGGTGCAGACGGCGAGCGGCGCGCGATGTTTGACGGAAAACCCCGTCATCCGCGAGCCAGCGCCTGCTGCCGCCGCGCAGACGAGCCCAACCGGCTCGGCCGCGAAGCAGGGCGCCGGCAGCACGACCTCGCGCCGAACGTCCCGCACGGCCCGCTCTTCCCGTGGCGACCGGACGCCGGCCGGCGCGCGCCGGTAG
- the xseB gene encoding exodeoxyribonuclease VII small subunit, which translates to MTNDVAPLTFEAAFAQLQAIVQRLEEGGLELEEAMGLYEQGMRLVKTCATIIETAELRLVQLQDETDLPPR; encoded by the coding sequence ATGACGAATGACGTTGCCCCCCTAACCTTCGAGGCTGCCTTTGCCCAGCTGCAGGCGATCGTCCAACGGCTCGAAGAAGGGGGGCTCGAGCTGGAAGAGGCGATGGGGCTTTACGAACAGGGGATGCGCCTCGTCAAGACCTGTGCCACCATTATCGAAACGGCGGAGCTTCGCCTCGTCCAACTCCAAGACGAGACCGACCTTCCGCCGCGCTGA
- the efp gene encoding elongation factor P, with protein sequence MIGVGDLRRGIVIELDGKLYSVVEYQHIKMGRGSAQIRLKLKDVKAGHTIERTFQAGEKFNRVRLDRRPVEFLYRDGDTFHFMDRETFEQFEMNAEQVADAAPFMKEGMTLDLLLQDEIPISLELPFTVDLAVVDTPPGFKGDTASGSTKPATLETGVVVNVPFFINVGDILRIDTRDGSYIERVTS encoded by the coding sequence ATGATCGGCGTCGGGGATCTCCGCCGCGGCATTGTCATCGAGCTCGACGGCAAGCTCTACAGCGTCGTGGAGTACCAGCACATCAAAATGGGGCGGGGGAGCGCCCAGATCCGGCTCAAGCTGAAGGATGTGAAAGCCGGCCACACCATCGAACGGACTTTCCAAGCGGGAGAAAAGTTCAATCGCGTTCGCCTCGACCGCCGGCCGGTCGAATTCCTCTACCGCGACGGCGACACTTTCCACTTCATGGACCGCGAGACGTTCGAGCAGTTTGAGATGAACGCCGAGCAGGTGGCCGATGCCGCGCCGTTCATGAAAGAGGGGATGACGCTCGACCTGCTCCTCCAGGACGAGATCCCGATCAGCTTGGAGCTGCCGTTCACGGTTGACCTCGCGGTGGTCGACACGCCGCCCGGCTTCAAAGGCGACACTGCCAGCGGGAGCACCAAACCGGCGACGCTGGAGACGGGCGTCGTCGTCAATGTGCCGTTTTTCATCAACGTCGGCGATATTCTCCGCATCGATACGCGGGATGGAAGCTATATCGAGCGGGTGACGAGCTAA
- a CDS encoding RpiB/LacA/LacB family sugar-phosphate isomerase, whose translation MKIVVGSDERTPLTDAVVRELRERGHEVEMLLPDPGATLPWAEVGAWVGWKVARGEAEQGVLFCWTGTGVSMAANKVPGVRAALCGDPETARGARRWNDANVLVMSLRATAEPVAKEILDAWFSTPPSDQPEDRANIAKLEEIAQSPSLA comes from the coding sequence ATGAAGATCGTCGTCGGAAGCGATGAGCGGACACCCCTTACTGACGCGGTCGTGCGCGAATTGCGCGAGCGCGGGCATGAGGTCGAAATGCTGCTCCCCGACCCGGGGGCGACCCTCCCGTGGGCCGAGGTGGGGGCGTGGGTTGGCTGGAAGGTAGCGCGCGGCGAGGCGGAGCAAGGCGTGCTGTTCTGCTGGACAGGCACCGGCGTCAGCATGGCGGCGAACAAAGTGCCCGGCGTGCGTGCCGCGCTCTGCGGCGACCCCGAGACAGCGCGCGGCGCCCGCCGGTGGAATGACGCCAATGTGCTTGTGATGAGCCTGCGCGCTACTGCTGAGCCGGTCGCTAAGGAGATCCTTGACGCATGGTTCAGCACGCCGCCGAGCGACCAGCCAGAGGACCGCGCCAATATCGCCAAACTCGAAGAAATCGCCCAGTCCCCCTCCCTCGCCTGA
- a CDS encoding acetyl-CoA carboxylase biotin carboxyl carrier protein (composes the biotin carboxyl carrier protein subunit of the acetyl-CoA carboxylase complex, the enzyme that catalyzes the carboxylation of acetyl-CoA to malonyl-CoA, which in turn controls the rate of fatty acid metabolism), which yields MADQDPPDPIAYLTGEATDILRLLAHSDVEELEFERRGVRLRIRRSMAAPAPAPSGDEAAPLALQAEEDSTIVTAPVVGWFRRSATVDGPPLVDVGQTVEAGQRLAVIEAVQVVHDVIAECAGTILEVLVADGEGVGYGQPLFRIGTPQP from the coding sequence GTGGCCGACCAGGACCCACCCGACCCCATCGCCTACCTCACCGGAGAGGCAACCGACATTCTCCGGCTTCTTGCCCACTCCGATGTCGAAGAGCTGGAGTTCGAACGCCGAGGGGTGCGGCTGCGCATCCGGCGGAGCATGGCGGCGCCTGCGCCGGCACCGAGTGGAGATGAGGCTGCCCCGCTTGCGCTGCAGGCAGAGGAGGACAGCACCATCGTCACGGCTCCGGTCGTCGGCTGGTTCCGACGCAGCGCGACAGTTGACGGTCCGCCCCTCGTCGACGTCGGCCAAACGGTGGAGGCCGGCCAGCGCCTTGCCGTTATCGAAGCAGTGCAGGTTGTGCATGACGTGATCGCGGAATGCGCCGGGACGATCCTTGAGGTGCTCGTCGCCGATGGCGAAGGGGTCGGCTACGGCCAGCCGCTCTTCCGGATTGGGACGCCGCAGCCATGA
- a CDS encoding LLM class flavin-dependent oxidoreductase, translated as MHAGLYLNPQTRGPEDDHGIIQAVIDHTRLAERVGFRAVWATEHAFTGYNAYSDPIVLGSHLAAVAPRLHIGFSVAVGPLHHPIRFATQVALLDNLTNGKTIAGVGSGIGPDEYAGYGLDAKDRHQLFDAWAEIVLGAWQHRGPEPFVYETPWWRGKVDGRIIPAPVQKPYPLFARATLTPAFCRRWGKMAQPLLLSLTAGTGELLWNSYLDGLAESDAPEEQKRRALEWSCFTQQTHISDAADPVAEIWEYSKYYLHKGVRANMGYDWAPPEEWERRKANYRRGTMLAGSPQKVLEKLAPWAERGLGHVMIWAYFGAMPPELAAETIQRFGEEVLPHLERIRPAAPSKAPVPEGVEAARPTILAP; from the coding sequence ATGCACGCAGGACTGTATCTCAACCCCCAGACTCGCGGCCCCGAAGACGACCACGGCATCATTCAAGCAGTGATCGATCACACTCGGCTGGCTGAGCGTGTTGGCTTTCGCGCCGTCTGGGCGACGGAGCACGCCTTCACGGGGTACAACGCCTACAGCGACCCCATCGTGCTCGGAAGCCATTTGGCCGCGGTGGCACCGCGGCTGCATATCGGCTTTTCGGTGGCGGTCGGCCCGCTGCATCACCCGATCCGGTTCGCGACTCAAGTCGCGCTCCTCGATAACCTGACAAATGGCAAGACGATCGCGGGGGTGGGGAGCGGGATCGGCCCGGATGAATATGCCGGCTACGGGCTTGACGCTAAGGACCGGCATCAGCTTTTTGACGCCTGGGCCGAGATTGTCCTCGGGGCGTGGCAGCATCGTGGGCCGGAGCCGTTCGTCTACGAAACGCCATGGTGGAGAGGCAAGGTCGACGGCCGGATCATTCCCGCTCCGGTCCAGAAGCCCTATCCCCTTTTTGCGCGCGCGACGCTCACGCCCGCCTTCTGCCGCAGGTGGGGGAAGATGGCGCAGCCGCTGCTTCTCTCGCTGACGGCCGGCACCGGCGAGCTGCTTTGGAACTCCTATCTCGATGGCCTTGCGGAGAGCGACGCGCCGGAGGAGCAGAAACGCCGCGCTCTGGAGTGGAGCTGCTTCACCCAGCAGACCCATATCAGCGACGCAGCTGACCCTGTCGCTGAGATCTGGGAATACTCTAAATACTACCTGCACAAAGGCGTGCGGGCGAACATGGGCTACGACTGGGCACCGCCCGAGGAGTGGGAGCGACGCAAGGCAAACTACCGACGGGGGACAATGCTCGCCGGCTCGCCGCAGAAGGTGCTGGAGAAGCTTGCGCCCTGGGCAGAGCGCGGTCTCGGTCATGTCATGATCTGGGCGTACTTCGGGGCGATGCCGCCGGAACTGGCTGCCGAGACAATCCAGCGGTTCGGCGAAGAAGTGCTTCCCCACCTCGAGCGGATTCGCCCCGCTGCCCCCAGCAAAGCGCCGGTTCCTGAAGGCGTCGAAGCAGCCCGCCCGACGATCCTGGCGCCGTAG
- a CDS encoding DEAD/DEAH box helicase, with protein sequence MSDESPRQSRRRVGSEAGARSSAVAASDWRPSAFRPTPVARQRAAQFAARYPFELDPFQRDAIAALADGHSLLVTAPTGTGKTVIAEFAVQDALDAGQRLIYTTPLRALSAQKFRDFVAIWGAERVGMVTGETAINDRAPILVMTTEILRNRLVSEGGDEVRDLRAVVLDEFHYLADLDRGRVWEEVVLLIPPSVQLVCLSATLPNVAEVADWLHEVHGSTVVVTHDQRAVPLDVYYFDGSKLLRVADPSGKIVARPRGRTRDPENPDLLAAEVVAHLAQRQFLPAIVFVMSRRRTEEQCDLTVDSGLDLLLDPTARDDIEREIRAVEERIGSEELAMAQLDRLAAALPRGVAFHHAGLVPALRELVERLFESGRIGVVFATGTLALGINMPARTVVLEQLSTRDERGWRPLHKREFLQMAGRAGRRGKDRLGHVVVLKHPFDLFDHLERLLKLPPEPITSAFQLDYASALYLLDRYGAEGMVEMYRRSFATFQKLRAAEAIARGGKRSRSGEPLFLVRRRAQIENDIIDHARRLESILGRYGYWDGRRVTLRAAFLRRFFHGNALLTSELVIGGALKGLLATELAEVASWLEGGGRTGRGRRPPSLPPRLAHLYRVIWLKSRVIERHEQENLLAVSAGLGPPALHGLVWRAVRGESLAKLCEDYAVDPGDVYGRLTDTAMWLRQLESALLASGLDPALADVARTARHLLVERAGSVGFTPLIPSIAAIAEPPEPALDIPEPDSPIDRPPEEDHRYGRPITSER encoded by the coding sequence ATGTCGGACGAATCACCGCGGCAGTCGCGTCGCCGTGTCGGGAGCGAAGCCGGCGCTCGCTCTTCCGCTGTCGCAGCAAGCGACTGGCGGCCGTCGGCGTTCCGGCCTACTCCTGTCGCGCGTCAACGGGCAGCGCAGTTCGCCGCCCGCTACCCGTTCGAGTTGGACCCCTTTCAGCGCGACGCGATCGCTGCGCTCGCTGATGGTCACTCGCTCCTCGTCACGGCGCCAACCGGCACAGGCAAAACCGTCATCGCCGAGTTTGCGGTGCAGGACGCGCTCGATGCCGGCCAGCGCCTGATCTACACCACGCCGCTGCGCGCGCTCTCGGCGCAGAAATTTCGCGATTTCGTTGCCATTTGGGGGGCAGAGCGCGTTGGCATGGTGACCGGCGAGACAGCGATCAACGATCGTGCTCCGATCCTCGTCATGACCACGGAAATCCTGCGCAATCGCCTCGTCAGCGAGGGGGGAGACGAGGTGCGCGACCTGCGGGCGGTTGTTCTCGATGAGTTTCACTATCTCGCTGACCTCGACCGGGGGCGGGTCTGGGAGGAGGTTGTCCTGCTCATTCCTCCCTCCGTTCAGTTAGTCTGCCTCTCGGCCACTCTTCCGAACGTCGCCGAGGTGGCAGACTGGCTGCACGAGGTTCACGGCTCGACGGTTGTGGTGACCCATGATCAACGCGCCGTTCCGCTCGATGTCTACTACTTCGATGGAAGCAAGCTGCTCCGCGTCGCCGACCCCTCCGGGAAGATCGTGGCTCGCCCGCGCGGGCGGACACGCGACCCCGAGAACCCGGACCTTCTCGCTGCCGAGGTCGTCGCGCACCTGGCTCAGCGCCAGTTTCTCCCCGCGATTGTTTTCGTCATGAGCCGACGGCGGACGGAAGAGCAATGCGACTTGACTGTCGACTCCGGGCTCGACCTGCTCCTCGACCCGACGGCGCGCGACGACATCGAGCGCGAAATCCGGGCCGTCGAAGAGCGGATCGGGAGCGAGGAGCTGGCGATGGCGCAGCTCGACCGGCTGGCGGCGGCGCTGCCGCGCGGGGTCGCGTTTCACCATGCGGGCTTGGTGCCGGCGCTGCGCGAACTGGTCGAGCGACTCTTCGAATCCGGTCGCATCGGTGTCGTCTTCGCAACGGGCACGCTGGCGCTGGGGATCAACATGCCCGCCCGCACCGTCGTTCTCGAGCAGCTCTCCACGCGGGACGAACGGGGGTGGCGCCCGCTGCACAAGCGCGAATTTCTGCAGATGGCCGGGCGTGCCGGCCGGCGAGGCAAGGATCGCCTCGGCCATGTTGTGGTCCTAAAGCATCCCTTCGACCTCTTTGACCATCTGGAGCGGCTGCTCAAGCTGCCACCCGAGCCGATCACAAGCGCCTTTCAACTGGACTACGCCTCGGCGCTCTACCTGCTCGACCGGTATGGAGCGGAGGGGATGGTGGAGATGTACCGCCGCTCGTTCGCAACCTTTCAGAAGCTGCGGGCGGCAGAGGCGATTGCGCGAGGAGGGAAAAGGAGCCGGTCGGGGGAGCCCCTCTTCCTCGTTCGCCGGCGCGCCCAAATCGAGAACGACATCATCGACCACGCCCGCCGGCTCGAATCGATACTCGGCCGCTACGGCTATTGGGATGGAAGGCGCGTGACGCTGCGGGCGGCGTTTCTCCGGCGGTTTTTCCACGGCAATGCGCTGCTCACGAGCGAACTCGTCATCGGGGGAGCGCTGAAAGGGCTGCTGGCGACAGAACTCGCCGAGGTCGCGAGCTGGCTTGAAGGCGGCGGTCGGACGGGGCGGGGACGGCGCCCTCCCTCTCTGCCGCCGCGACTTGCTCACCTCTACCGGGTCATCTGGCTGAAAAGCCGGGTAATCGAGCGCCACGAGCAGGAGAACCTCCTCGCGGTTTCTGCCGGTTTGGGCCCGCCTGCGCTGCACGGCCTCGTCTGGCGCGCCGTGCGCGGCGAGTCCTTGGCAAAGCTGTGCGAGGATTACGCTGTTGACCCGGGAGACGTCTACGGGCGGCTGACCGACACGGCGATGTGGCTGCGGCAGCTCGAGAGCGCCCTGCTCGCCTCCGGGCTCGACCCGGCACTGGCGGATGTCGCTCGGACGGCGCGACACCTCCTTGTCGAGCGCGCCGGCTCAGTGGGGTTCACGCCGCTGATCCCCTCGATCGCGGCAATTGCCGAGCCGCCCGAGCCCGCCCTCGACATTCCCGAACCCGATTCTCCGATCGACCGCCCCCCGGAGGAGGACCATCGCTATGGCCGACCCATTACGTCCGAGCGCTGA
- the xseA gene encoding exodeoxyribonuclease VII large subunit: protein MTVLSVTELVGYLREVVERESALADVFVEGEVSNSYRSTAGHLYFTLKDTNAAIKCVFFRRGKSAHSIADGDHVVVHGRLSVYEARGELQIVADLIEPAGLGALQLQFELLKARLEAEGLFDPSRKRPLPAFPRRIALVTSPSGAVLHDIYTIIAQRYPLVELVLAPCQVQGDAAPAQIAEAIARVNARDDIDLIIVARGGGSAEDLWCFNDERVARAIFSSRIPVVSAVGHETDFTIADYVADLRAPTPSAAAMLCVPDITELQAQLESCRATLVGEMTNRLAEAAAELRFLRHRLDRAAPDLNRLRQQVDDLGRRLGDSARAMLQLHAAHLAGIRQRLETLSPAQTLARGYAVVENATRHAVVRRATAIEAGDTLRILFVDGTVRATANAIELKSEGYHDE from the coding sequence ATGACGGTTCTCTCGGTGACCGAGCTGGTCGGCTATCTCCGGGAGGTTGTTGAGCGAGAGAGCGCTCTCGCCGACGTTTTCGTGGAGGGAGAGGTCTCGAACTCGTACCGTTCGACGGCTGGCCACCTGTACTTCACGCTGAAGGACACGAACGCGGCGATTAAGTGTGTCTTCTTCCGCCGAGGGAAGTCCGCGCACTCGATCGCCGATGGAGACCACGTCGTCGTCCATGGCCGCCTGTCGGTTTATGAGGCGCGCGGCGAGCTGCAGATTGTCGCCGACCTCATCGAGCCTGCCGGTCTCGGCGCCCTGCAGCTTCAGTTCGAGCTTCTCAAAGCGAGGCTGGAAGCAGAAGGGCTGTTCGACCCCTCCCGCAAGCGTCCGCTCCCTGCTTTCCCCCGCCGAATTGCGCTCGTCACCTCGCCGAGCGGGGCAGTCCTGCACGATATCTACACCATCATCGCCCAGCGCTACCCTTTGGTCGAGCTGGTGCTTGCACCCTGTCAGGTCCAAGGAGATGCGGCGCCCGCCCAGATCGCCGAGGCGATCGCGCGGGTCAACGCGCGCGACGATATCGACCTGATCATCGTCGCGCGCGGCGGCGGGTCAGCGGAAGACCTCTGGTGCTTCAACGATGAACGTGTCGCCCGGGCGATCTTTTCCAGCCGTATCCCTGTCGTCTCGGCGGTCGGCCACGAGACCGACTTCACGATCGCTGACTACGTCGCCGACCTCCGCGCACCGACCCCCTCTGCTGCGGCGATGCTGTGCGTTCCGGACATCACCGAGCTGCAGGCGCAGCTCGAGTCTTGTCGCGCCACGCTGGTCGGCGAGATGACAAACCGGCTCGCCGAGGCTGCAGCCGAGCTCCGCTTCCTCCGCCACCGCCTTGACCGGGCAGCGCCAGACCTTAACCGGCTGCGCCAGCAGGTCGACGATCTCGGCCGCCGTCTCGGCGACAGCGCGCGGGCGATGCTGCAGCTGCACGCCGCCCATCTCGCCGGCATCCGCCAACGCCTCGAAACGCTCAGCCCGGCGCAAACGCTGGCGCGAGGCTACGCCGTTGTTGAAAATGCGACCCGGCACGCCGTCGTTCGGCGCGCAACAGCGATAGAGGCGGGCGATACGCTGCGCATTCTGTTCGTGGATGGGACAGTCCGCGCGACCGCGAACGCCATCGAGTTGAAGAGCGAGGGGTACCATGACGAATGA
- a CDS encoding YebC/PmpR family DNA-binding transcriptional regulator: MAGHSKWAQIKRQKGAADMKRGAIFTKLAREITIAAKSGLPDPEHNFRLRLAIQHARENNMPAENIERAIKRAMGATDATELHEVLYEGYGPGGAALLIQAMTDNRNRTVAEVRNVLTRSGGSLGEAGSVAWQFRNLGVITVAATGHDPDEIALEAIEAGAEDAKVEGDEVIVYTDPAQLEAVKSALESAKRSVLHAEVSMVPSTPIPLNAKDSEALIRLIDRLEELDDVQQVFTNAELDDAVLSRLG, encoded by the coding sequence ATGGCTGGCCACTCGAAGTGGGCCCAGATCAAGCGGCAAAAGGGCGCCGCTGATATGAAGCGGGGCGCAATCTTTACGAAACTGGCGCGGGAGATCACGATCGCCGCGAAATCTGGTCTGCCCGACCCAGAACATAATTTTCGGCTGCGGCTCGCGATCCAGCATGCCCGCGAAAATAACATGCCTGCTGAAAATATCGAGCGGGCGATCAAGCGAGCAATGGGCGCCACTGACGCCACGGAGCTTCATGAGGTGCTGTATGAGGGCTACGGCCCCGGCGGAGCGGCGCTGCTGATCCAAGCGATGACTGACAACCGCAACCGGACGGTCGCGGAAGTGCGCAATGTCCTTACGCGCAGCGGCGGCAGCCTTGGCGAAGCGGGGTCAGTCGCCTGGCAGTTTCGCAATCTCGGCGTCATCACCGTCGCCGCGACCGGCCACGATCCCGACGAAATCGCGCTCGAGGCCATCGAAGCGGGCGCCGAAGACGCCAAGGTCGAAGGCGACGAGGTCATCGTATATACCGATCCTGCCCAGCTTGAAGCCGTCAAGAGCGCGCTTGAGTCGGCCAAGCGCTCGGTCCTTCATGCCGAAGTTTCCATGGTGCCTTCGACACCGATCCCGCTCAACGCGAAGGACTCGGAAGCGCTGATACGCCTGATCGACCGGCTTGAGGAGCTGGACGACGTTCAGCAGGTTTTTACCAACGCTGAACTCGACGACGCTGTCCTCAGCAGGCTCGGATAA
- a CDS encoding aminopeptidase P family protein has protein sequence MSDRVERVRAILAARSLPAILISSAENRRYLSGFTGSAGHLLITPTEAVLLTDFRYVEQAAEEAPHFVVRKLENGLLKELPALKSDFGLTQLGFEAGALTYLQWEQLQAAAAEAGIELVPTKEIVEPVRMIKDREELNAIERAVAIADAAVEAVAAWLRPGVTELEVAWELEKRMREAGAEGLAFSVIVGSGARGALPHAQPTRKRIEAGEPIVLDLGCIVDGYRSDLTRTFCLGEPDPYYLEIYDIVLRAQQAAEAGIRPGMKGGEADKIARDLIAEAGYGDQFGHSLGHGIGLQTHEGPLVRRESEDVLQPGMVFSVEPGIYLPGKFGVRIEDLVVLEEEGVRVLSKAPKEPAIRRRG, from the coding sequence ATGAGCGATCGAGTAGAGCGTGTCCGCGCGATCTTGGCAGCGCGCTCCCTGCCAGCCATCCTCATCAGCAGTGCTGAGAACCGGCGCTATCTGAGCGGGTTCACCGGCTCTGCCGGCCATCTCCTGATCACGCCGACCGAGGCCGTGCTCCTCACCGACTTTCGCTATGTCGAACAAGCGGCCGAGGAAGCGCCTCATTTCGTCGTCCGCAAGCTGGAGAACGGCCTCCTCAAAGAACTGCCGGCGCTCAAAAGCGATTTTGGGCTGACGCAGCTGGGGTTTGAGGCCGGCGCACTGACCTACCTCCAATGGGAGCAGTTGCAGGCCGCTGCCGCGGAGGCGGGGATCGAGCTTGTGCCGACCAAAGAGATAGTGGAGCCGGTGCGGATGATCAAGGACCGCGAGGAATTGAATGCGATCGAGCGCGCCGTCGCCATCGCTGACGCCGCTGTCGAGGCGGTTGCCGCTTGGCTTCGTCCGGGGGTCACCGAACTCGAGGTAGCGTGGGAGCTCGAGAAGCGGATGCGCGAGGCGGGCGCAGAAGGCCTCGCCTTCTCCGTGATCGTGGGAAGCGGCGCGCGGGGCGCGCTTCCCCATGCCCAGCCGACAAGGAAGCGGATCGAGGCGGGCGAGCCGATTGTCCTCGATCTCGGCTGCATCGTCGATGGCTATCGCAGCGACCTGACCCGAACGTTCTGCCTCGGAGAGCCGGACCCCTACTACCTTGAGATCTATGACATCGTCCTGCGAGCGCAGCAGGCGGCCGAGGCTGGGATTCGGCCGGGGATGAAAGGGGGCGAGGCAGACAAGATCGCGCGCGATCTGATCGCCGAAGCGGGCTACGGCGACCAGTTCGGGCACAGCCTCGGCCATGGGATCGGACTGCAGACCCATGAGGGACCCCTCGTCCGCCGCGAGAGTGAAGACGTGCTGCAGCCTGGGATGGTCTTTTCGGTCGAGCCCGGCATTTACCTCCCCGGCAAGTTCGGGGTGCGGATCGAAGATCTTGTTGTGCTGGAAGAGGAGGGCGTGCGTGTGCTGAGCAAAGCGCCCAAAGAGCCAGCGATCAGGAGGAGAGGATGA